From the genome of Streptacidiphilus sp. PB12-B1b:
CGGTCCACGCCATCACCTCGACGTCCGCGCGCCGGCAGTCCTCGACCGTGTCCAGGCAGAGCTTGCCCAGCTCCAGGCTGACCAGCCGGGAGCCGACCGCGCGGGCCCGGTCCACCAGGTCCCGCCCGGTACGGCCGGCCACCAGCACCGTCCGGGCCTCCGGCAGCAGCGCGTGGATCTCCCGCAGCGCGTCGTCGTGGAAGGACAGCACCGACACCTGGTCGAGCAGCTTGCGCTCGCTCAGCACCCCGGCCAGCACCCGGGCGGCCCGGGCGTCCTTGATCTCGGCCTGGATCGGCAGCTCCGCCGAGACCGCCGCCAGCACCTCCTCGAACACCGGCACCCGTTCGCCGCGCCCGGCGTCCAGGGTGCGCAGCTCGTCCAGGGTGAGGTCGCTGATGGCGCCGGTGCCGTCGGTGGTGCGGTCCACCGTGGCGTCGTGCATCACCACCAGCGCCCCGTCCTTGCTGAGGTGCAGGTCCAGCTCGATGCCGTCGAGCCCCTCCTGCTCGGCCCGGACGAAGGAGCGAAGGGTGTTCTCCGGCTCGACGCCCATGACGCCGCGATGGCCCAGCGTGAAGAAACTCAATTCCGCTCCCCGTCGGTGTCCTCCGAATCCCGGCCAGTCTAACGAGCGGACCTCAGAAGGCGATGACGTTGCGGTCCAGCGGCAGCTCCAGGGCGTGCCGGGTCGGCGGCGCGGCCGGGACCACCGGCAGCACCCCGGTGGGCTGCAGCCCGAGGTTGTCGTCCCAGATC
Proteins encoded in this window:
- a CDS encoding glycerophosphodiester phosphodiesterase family protein, whose translation is MSFFTLGHRGVMGVEPENTLRSFVRAEQEGLDGIELDLHLSKDGALVVMHDATVDRTTDGTGAISDLTLDELRTLDAGRGERVPVFEEVLAAVSAELPIQAEIKDARAARVLAGVLSERKLLDQVSVLSFHDDALREIHALLPEARTVLVAGRTGRDLVDRARAVGSRLVSLELGKLCLDTVEDCRRADVEVMAWTVNTPQELALAQALGLSGAVTDLPGTKRMVEASQGPADEGERTGVLNRIRRHRTW